The following proteins are encoded in a genomic region of Leptolyngbya ohadii IS1:
- a CDS encoding GNAT family N-acetyltransferase: protein MADISSKLPEGFRIRRLQLNDRDRLRLYMMPNDPRYVLPAVPIKTIIILYKIGHGIALALIPGIALYLVIAVTVVISGLPINWLWIGISCLVLLGVCTWFAFTLREDWLQFCWVVEQQGRFVAYGVLRPYSGYSVLEWLQVHPKWVRRGIGSTLVKTMLDQAPKPVYVDSAVRAMKFYTRLGFHKIRFKELSPDAQKHFRLRGVATLLVYEEIHD, encoded by the coding sequence ATGGCTGATATCTCTTCCAAATTGCCAGAAGGCTTTAGAATTCGCCGATTGCAGTTGAACGATCGCGATCGCTTACGTCTCTACATGATGCCTAATGATCCTCGCTATGTATTGCCTGCTGTACCCATTAAAACAATAATCATTCTCTACAAAATTGGGCACGGCATTGCTCTTGCGCTCATACCTGGCATTGCACTTTATTTGGTGATAGCGGTTACAGTAGTCATTAGCGGTTTACCGATTAATTGGTTGTGGATCGGAATAAGTTGCTTGGTTCTATTAGGAGTTTGTACATGGTTTGCCTTTACGCTTCGTGAGGATTGGCTTCAGTTTTGTTGGGTTGTTGAACAGCAAGGACGGTTTGTCGCTTATGGTGTGTTACGGCCGTACAGTGGTTATTCAGTACTGGAATGGCTTCAGGTACATCCAAAATGGGTACGCAGGGGAATCGGTTCAACATTGGTTAAAACAATGCTCGATCAAGCTCCTAAACCTGTTTATGTTGACAGTGCTGTTCGCGCCATGAAATTTTATACTCGGCTGGGTTTCCACAAAATTCGTTTCAAAGAATTGTCGCCTGATGCCCAAAAACATTTCAGATTAAGAGGGGTTGCAACGTTACTGGTTTATGAAGAGATTCATGATTAG
- a CDS encoding tetratricopeptide repeat protein has protein sequence MSTDASSPNPLFAIPLLNRAKDQYAKGQYEAAIASCNEALAFNPNLQTIYSYRGICYFELKNYDAALADQNRAIELQPDSAQVYCDRGLTYITLEQPQSAFADYNRAIELKPNLIEARVGRSAAQLQLKEYEKVIADCDYVLERRPELLDVYALRAAAYQGLNNVAEMLKDLNYSVNLQLITDRHDPKAWVSKSTLLSNSGDYSAALHHLDHSLQLDPTLAVAWKCRGIVNAALENYPAALEDLNHALQLDANYVDAYLNRAVVYLEMKLYQEAIQDCDRTLQLDDHSLAAYFLRSQSKFILGLHQEVIQDCDRALQLDVDSEFVLFYYIKGSALLFLGQYRSALNEFLEEFRLTPEPSSVQYYRIALVQYWLRMDDEAIANFDRAIELEPQSIVAYYYRGSLRLRMGDSPQTKEHQRSAALQDFQQARLLETTDAGQLFPDDEYAYYIRGVVHARMDQREDAIADLQQALNLCQTRFNHAFAPVVRNRLEQISI, from the coding sequence ATGTCTACAGATGCTTCCTCTCCTAATCCCTTATTCGCGATTCCATTATTAAATCGTGCCAAAGATCAGTATGCGAAAGGACAGTATGAGGCAGCGATTGCATCCTGTAATGAGGCTCTAGCATTCAATCCGAATTTGCAGACAATTTATAGCTATCGAGGAATCTGTTATTTTGAGCTAAAAAATTATGATGCTGCATTAGCCGATCAGAATCGGGCGATCGAATTACAACCGGATTCTGCACAGGTATATTGCGATCGAGGACTCACTTACATCACGCTAGAACAACCTCAAAGTGCTTTTGCAGACTATAACCGGGCGATAGAGTTGAAGCCCAATTTGATAGAAGCTCGTGTCGGTCGCAGTGCAGCCCAATTGCAACTTAAAGAGTATGAAAAAGTCATTGCAGATTGTGATTATGTCCTAGAACGCCGCCCAGAATTGTTAGACGTTTATGCTCTTAGAGCCGCAGCCTATCAGGGCTTAAACAACGTTGCAGAAATGTTGAAGGACTTAAATTACAGCGTAAACTTGCAACTGATCACCGATCGTCACGATCCTAAAGCCTGGGTGTCTAAAAGTACGCTGCTCTCTAATTCTGGTGATTACTCGGCTGCGCTGCACCATCTCGATCATTCGCTCCAGCTTGATCCAACGCTGGCAGTTGCCTGGAAGTGTAGGGGCATAGTAAACGCTGCCCTGGAAAATTATCCCGCTGCCCTAGAAGACTTAAATCATGCGCTACAACTCGATGCGAATTATGTAGATGCTTACCTGAATCGGGCAGTTGTCTATTTGGAAATGAAATTGTATCAGGAGGCAATTCAAGACTGCGATCGTACCCTGCAACTCGATGACCATTCTTTAGCGGCTTATTTCCTTCGTAGCCAGAGCAAATTCATTTTGGGCTTGCATCAGGAGGTGATTCAGGACTGCGATCGCGCCCTGCAACTCGATGTCGATTCTGAATTCGTTCTTTTCTATTACATCAAAGGGTCTGCTCTTTTATTCCTAGGTCAATATCGTTCTGCTCTAAATGAGTTTTTAGAAGAATTTCGTTTAACACCGGAACCCTCTTCCGTCCAATATTACAGAATTGCTTTAGTGCAATATTGGTTGAGGATGGATGATGAGGCGATCGCTAATTTTGATCGCGCGATAGAACTAGAACCTCAATCGATTGTGGCTTACTATTACCGGGGTAGCCTTCGCCTGAGGATGGGTGATTCTCCCCAAACAAAAGAGCACCAACGCTCCGCTGCCCTTCAAGATTTTCAGCAGGCAAGATTGCTTGAAACAACGGATGCTGGTCAGTTATTTCCTGATGATGAATATGCCTATTACATTCGAGGTGTCGTCCATGCTCGCATGGATCAGCGAGAGGATGCAATTGCAGACTTGCAACAAGCCCTTAACCTTTGTCAAACCCGTTTTAACCATGCGTTTGCACCAGTTGTGAGAAATAGGTTAGAGCAAATCAGCATATAA
- a CDS encoding isochorismatase family protein, which translates to MANRATILKQQFQNSLALPLEQVLPEAVIEAVLQTQGVRYRQTLYSPIVVLWAWLSQVLDADKSLNNAVKRGIAWIAATSVEKPSADTGGYSKARTRFPLAVLPPLLKQTATALTVQIKPEQQWCGRRVKAYDGTSVLMSDTPANQQVYPQHSNQKAGCGFPIAKLVVWFCVTTGVVLEVAIAAFNTSEWQLSRQLYATLNPKDVVAGSALPEFISAIEKTRCKNLVTTGLATDFGLCLPTVSAAKAGYQVYGIVDVSGILNIRIEQAAWMRMMQAGVILTSWTAFTGEI; encoded by the coding sequence ATGGCAAATCGAGCCACAATTCTCAAGCAACAATTCCAGAACAGCCTTGCTCTCCCGCTTGAGCAGGTTCTACCGGAAGCAGTGATTGAAGCAGTGCTGCAAACGCAAGGGGTGCGCTATCGCCAAACGTTGTACAGTCCAATCGTCGTTTTATGGGCATGGCTGTCGCAAGTCCTGGATGCGGACAAAAGCTTGAACAATGCCGTGAAGCGGGGGATTGCTTGGATAGCGGCAACTTCAGTAGAGAAGCCTTCCGCTGATACCGGAGGGTATAGCAAAGCCCGCACCCGGTTTCCCTTAGCCGTCCTCCCCCCATTGTTGAAACAAACAGCAACCGCACTAACGGTTCAGATCAAACCAGAGCAACAATGGTGCGGACGCCGAGTGAAAGCATACGATGGCACCAGTGTCTTGATGAGTGACACCCCGGCTAACCAGCAGGTCTATCCGCAGCACAGCAATCAAAAAGCAGGATGCGGGTTTCCGATTGCAAAACTGGTGGTGTGGTTTTGTGTGACGACGGGTGTGGTTTTGGAAGTGGCGATTGCGGCATTCAACACCAGCGAATGGCAGTTGTCTCGGCAACTGTATGCCACGCTTAACCCCAAGGATGTAGTGGCAGGTTCAGCCTTGCCAGAATTTATTAGCGCGATAGAGAAAACCAGATGTAAGAATCTGGTGACGACCGGACTGGCAACCGATTTTGGATTATGCCTTCCCACGGTTTCCGCTGCAAAAGCTGGATATCAGGTTTATGGAATTGTTGATGTTTCGGGGATACTGAACATCCGGATTGAGCAGGCTGCCTGGATGAGGATGATGCAAGCAGGCGTTATTCTCACGTCCTGGACTGCGTTTACAGGCGAAATTTAG
- a CDS encoding cyclic nucleotide-binding domain-containing protein, with product MTNVIVQILFLEQAKTMDDQARLYYEQYQLDQFIAADQIGQFKLHYFAKGEKICEVGQPIESLHFLVEGSVKVFLPMENGKQLLLGFYKPLQLLGELELFELEPIATTTVEAVTTCVCLSLSRAFVLNQIAMYPGLMQHLYLSVSRKLVRLIKNSTLNLLHPLENRVASYILATATVNQNQQLVFSGNLTQIADLLGTSFRHLHRTLQSFCEEGILVKTKTNYTIQQQTELKRRAAGVYMLP from the coding sequence ATGACAAATGTCATAGTACAAATCTTGTTTTTAGAGCAGGCGAAGACGATGGATGACCAGGCGCGATTGTATTATGAACAATACCAGCTAGACCAATTCATAGCGGCAGATCAAATTGGGCAGTTTAAACTCCACTACTTCGCCAAAGGCGAAAAAATTTGCGAAGTGGGGCAACCGATCGAATCTTTGCATTTTTTGGTAGAGGGAAGTGTGAAGGTATTCCTGCCGATGGAGAACGGTAAGCAACTGCTGCTGGGTTTCTACAAGCCATTGCAGCTTCTGGGGGAATTGGAACTGTTTGAACTAGAGCCAATTGCAACCACGACTGTTGAGGCGGTTACCACCTGTGTTTGCCTCAGCTTAAGCAGAGCCTTTGTGCTGAATCAAATCGCCATGTACCCAGGACTGATGCAACATCTTTATCTCTCGGTTAGTCGAAAGCTGGTTCGGTTAATTAAAAATAGCACGCTGAACTTGTTGCACCCGCTCGAAAACCGAGTTGCGAGCTACATTCTAGCGACAGCGACCGTCAATCAGAATCAGCAGCTTGTCTTCTCAGGCAATTTGACCCAAATTGCTGATTTGTTGGGCACCAGCTTTCGCCATCTGCACCGAACGCTACAATCGTTTTGCGAGGAGGGAATATTGGTCAAGACCAAGACGAACTATACCATCCAGCAACAAACGGAACTCAAACGACGAGCAGCAGGCGTGTATATGCTTCCCTAA
- a CDS encoding DMT family transporter, with amino-acid sequence MYTLLSSFIGALLAVMVFLNGLLANQIGNAASSTFIHLTGLILVTLILLVTQPKFPARKPIPPLLLSGGVLGCLTVVCANAGFSRLRVSLTLALSLFGQTISSLAIDHWGWLEMPTVAFDRRKIGSLALVLLGIVVMIYTDGI; translated from the coding sequence ATGTACACTCTGCTTTCAAGCTTTATCGGTGCATTGCTCGCAGTGATGGTCTTCCTCAACGGTCTGCTGGCAAACCAGATTGGTAATGCAGCGTCCAGCACCTTTATTCATCTGACTGGACTTATCCTTGTGACGCTCATTTTGCTTGTCACCCAGCCGAAGTTTCCTGCCCGCAAACCGATCCCGCCTCTGCTTTTGAGCGGGGGTGTCTTGGGGTGCCTGACTGTTGTTTGTGCGAACGCTGGCTTTAGTCGCTTGAGGGTATCCCTGACGCTGGCTCTCAGTCTGTTCGGTCAGACCATTTCGTCACTGGCAATTGATCATTGGGGTTGGCTGGAAATGCCTACTGTTGCATTTGACCGCAGAAAAATCGGTAGCTTAGCGCTCGTTCTCCTGGGCATCGTCGTCATGATTTACACCGATGGAATATAG
- a CDS encoding DMT family transporter, with amino-acid sequence MGTAIILSFLSGVAGTLCRIINAQLAQRIGALGSTFCNYALGLLCSILILLIEYAFLPAWDSIGISVPAWAYLCGLIGVLFVVLSNIIAPKMSAFSMTLLIIVGQLSTGIVLDVLIHHQFHWSRMAGSVLIFLGLLRNLMIDRDKRQIQT; translated from the coding sequence ATGGGAACTGCTATTATCCTGTCGTTTCTCTCTGGAGTCGCCGGAACCCTTTGCCGAATAATCAATGCCCAATTAGCTCAACGTATTGGCGCTTTAGGCAGTACGTTTTGTAATTATGCACTGGGGCTGCTCTGTTCCATTCTGATTCTTCTCATTGAGTATGCTTTCCTACCAGCTTGGGACAGCATAGGCATATCAGTTCCGGCTTGGGCTTACCTCTGTGGCTTGATTGGCGTTCTGTTTGTAGTTTTGTCGAATATAATCGCTCCGAAGATGTCCGCTTTTTCCATGACCTTGCTGATCATTGTGGGTCAGCTTAGCACAGGTATTGTTCTAGATGTCCTGATTCATCACCAGTTTCACTGGAGCAGAATGGCAGGCAGTGTGCTCATTTTCCTGGGACTGCTGAGAAACCTTATGATCGATCGGGACAAACGACAAATTCAAACTTGA
- the gorA gene encoding glutathione-disulfide reductase: protein MTHNFNLFIIGAGPAGLAAAKRAAAYGVKVAIAEQDHLGGCCVNRGCVPKKLMVYAADYATAMQNATEYGWEQCHSSFHWQQFRAKRDQELQRLRHVQQQALEKAGVHLLQGHTQFIDAHTLDVEGQKYTAERVLIAVGGKPIKPKIEGIEHAVTSDELLAIEQLPQRIAIIGGGYIGVEFASVLRSFGSEVTVMNREACLLEGFDQEVQSAVRAGLIDRGIRSLCGTTADKIAQTPDGICLHLTGDCSEKLHVDTILCATGRAPNLEELGIENAGIEFDKKAIAVDEQSRTSQPHIYAVGDCTNRVQLTPVAKAEGQAAVDAMFDPSADPVDYAWIPSVVLSRPEAASVGLTEVQAKEQYGDAIECHRKTFVPLRYSLIPQKEEGLTKLVVDRKSDRVLGIHMVGENAGEIVQGQTIALQKGITRQELLRTIGIHPSTGEELFSL, encoded by the coding sequence GTGACACACAACTTTAATTTGTTCATTATTGGGGCAGGTCCAGCAGGCTTAGCTGCGGCAAAACGAGCAGCTGCCTATGGCGTGAAGGTGGCGATCGCTGAACAGGACCACTTAGGCGGGTGCTGTGTCAATCGGGGCTGTGTGCCAAAAAAGCTGATGGTTTATGCAGCAGATTACGCGACTGCAATGCAGAATGCAACTGAGTACGGCTGGGAACAGTGTCATAGCAGCTTTCACTGGCAGCAATTTCGGGCGAAGCGAGATCAGGAACTTCAGCGACTACGCCACGTTCAGCAGCAGGCGCTTGAAAAAGCGGGAGTCCATTTACTGCAAGGGCATACACAGTTTATAGATGCTCATACGCTAGATGTAGAAGGGCAGAAATATACGGCTGAGAGAGTTTTGATTGCGGTTGGTGGTAAACCAATCAAACCCAAAATAGAAGGCATTGAACATGCCGTGACATCCGACGAGTTACTGGCTATAGAGCAACTTCCCCAGCGGATTGCCATTATTGGCGGTGGATATATTGGGGTAGAATTTGCCAGCGTTCTAAGAAGTTTTGGCAGTGAGGTCACGGTGATGAATCGGGAAGCTTGCCTGCTCGAAGGCTTTGATCAGGAGGTGCAGTCGGCTGTACGAGCAGGACTGATCGATCGTGGAATTCGGAGCCTTTGCGGTACAACAGCGGATAAAATTGCCCAAACCCCTGATGGCATCTGCCTCCATCTCACTGGAGATTGCTCGGAGAAGCTTCATGTAGATACCATCCTGTGTGCGACTGGACGTGCGCCGAACTTAGAGGAATTGGGAATAGAAAACGCAGGAATAGAATTTGACAAAAAAGCAATTGCTGTGGATGAGCAAAGTCGCACCAGTCAACCCCATATCTATGCAGTAGGAGACTGTACAAACCGCGTCCAGCTCACACCAGTGGCTAAAGCGGAAGGACAGGCAGCCGTAGATGCAATGTTTGACCCGTCTGCTGATCCTGTAGATTACGCATGGATTCCCTCAGTCGTCCTGAGCCGCCCTGAAGCTGCCAGTGTGGGACTCACTGAAGTCCAGGCAAAAGAGCAGTATGGTGATGCGATCGAATGTCACCGAAAAACGTTTGTGCCGCTCCGGTACAGTTTGATCCCGCAAAAGGAGGAGGGGTTGACCAAACTTGTAGTTGACCGCAAAAGCGATCGTGTCCTCGGTATTCACATGGTTGGAGAAAATGCAGGGGAAATTGTTCAGGGTCAGACGATCGCCCTGCAAAAGGGCATCACTCGACAGGAACTCCTGCGAACGATTGGGATTCATCCGTCTACCGGAGAAGAACTGTTTTCTTTATAG
- a CDS encoding DevA family ABC transporter ATP-binding protein has translation MNQTLTIDPESTIATSPVIQVENLNHFFGEGELRKQVLFDINLSITAGEIVILTGPSGSGKTTLLSLMGGLRSPQMGNLRMLNTELVGAPKSVAVAARRSCGYIFQAHNLHSSLTAQENVMMGLEVHGTYSRSQRRELALEMLEIVGLEKRTQYYPADLSGGQKQRVAIARALASHPKIVLADEPTAALDKKSGRDVVELMQRLAKEQGCTILMVTHDNRILDVADRIIYMEDGHLVDPPGAMEISQAAVLPSRIDA, from the coding sequence ATGAATCAAACGCTGACAATCGACCCAGAATCTACGATCGCGACTTCTCCGGTGATCCAGGTTGAGAATCTCAATCATTTCTTTGGCGAAGGCGAACTGCGAAAGCAGGTGCTTTTTGATATTAATCTTTCGATCACTGCGGGGGAGATTGTTATCCTGACAGGTCCTTCGGGTTCAGGTAAAACGACGCTTCTATCGCTGATGGGCGGGCTGCGATCACCCCAGATGGGCAACCTGCGAATGTTGAATACAGAACTGGTCGGTGCGCCAAAGTCCGTTGCAGTAGCGGCACGGCGATCGTGCGGCTATATTTTCCAGGCACACAACCTGCACAGCAGCCTCACAGCTCAAGAAAACGTGATGATGGGGCTGGAAGTTCACGGCACCTATTCACGCTCCCAACGTCGCGAGTTAGCCCTAGAAATGCTGGAAATCGTGGGTTTAGAGAAACGCACGCAATACTATCCCGCCGATCTCTCTGGTGGACAAAAGCAGCGTGTGGCGATCGCCCGTGCCTTGGCGAGTCATCCCAAGATTGTGCTAGCCGATGAACCCACTGCTGCCCTAGATAAAAAATCCGGGCGCGATGTCGTAGAACTAATGCAGCGATTGGCAAAAGAACAGGGCTGCACCATTCTGATGGTGACTCACGATAACCGAATTTTGGATGTCGCCGATCGCATTATCTACATGGAGGATGGACATCTAGTTGATCCGCCTGGTGCGATGGAGATTTCTCAAGCTGCTGTGCTTCCGTCTCGAATTGACGCTTGA
- the devC gene encoding ABC transporter permease DevC yields MTLTRPKAPIPTARSPQHPKRNLWQQLQDRTPLGWLQLKKSKSRLLVAVAGIGFADLLMFAQLGIQSALFDSNTALNRGMDADIILRSTQYRDLSLADTLPRRRLYQIQDLPGVQSAEPLYVSRVVWRNPQTRRRTQLTLVGQSVERPVLTFNEVNENLHLLKQPDTFLFDRLSRGQYSDVVDQVAAGQSVKTEIDRRTVEVAGLFSLGASFATDGTLVTSSENFLRFFPQRSPGQITLGLVKVAPGADPQQVLVQIKAILPPDTIASTKQEYVDYEQAYWQQTTPIGIIFTFGTVMAFVVGTVIVFQILSTDVNEHLSEYATFKAMGYRDRYLLLIVLEQSLILASLGFIPGLALALGQYALIANLGALPISMTVNRLVLVFSLTVVMCMASGMIATRKLQSADPADNF; encoded by the coding sequence ATGACGCTGACTCGACCCAAAGCACCTATCCCGACAGCACGATCGCCACAACACCCCAAACGCAATCTGTGGCAACAATTGCAGGATCGAACACCGCTCGGCTGGCTGCAACTGAAGAAAAGCAAATCGCGGTTGTTAGTGGCTGTCGCCGGAATTGGTTTTGCCGATCTCCTCATGTTTGCCCAACTGGGGATTCAGTCAGCCCTGTTTGACAGTAATACCGCCCTGAATCGCGGCATGGATGCTGATATCATTCTTCGTAGCACCCAGTATAGAGACTTGAGCCTGGCAGATACATTACCACGCCGTCGTCTCTATCAAATTCAAGACCTACCGGGTGTCCAGTCTGCGGAGCCTTTGTATGTTTCGAGAGTGGTTTGGCGCAATCCTCAGACTCGTCGCAGAACGCAACTGACTTTGGTGGGGCAGAGTGTCGAACGTCCGGTACTCACCTTTAATGAAGTGAACGAGAATCTTCATCTGCTAAAACAGCCCGATACCTTTTTGTTCGATCGCCTCAGTCGTGGACAGTACAGTGATGTAGTTGATCAGGTTGCAGCCGGACAATCCGTTAAAACGGAAATCGATCGCCGCACGGTTGAAGTTGCAGGGCTATTCTCGCTGGGAGCTTCGTTTGCAACCGATGGAACCCTGGTCACCAGTTCCGAAAACTTTCTGCGCTTTTTCCCTCAGCGGAGTCCCGGACAAATCACCTTGGGGCTAGTCAAAGTTGCTCCCGGTGCTGACCCACAGCAGGTGCTTGTCCAGATCAAAGCGATTCTGCCGCCGGATACCATTGCTTCTACCAAGCAGGAGTATGTCGATTACGAGCAAGCCTACTGGCAGCAGACGACCCCGATCGGCATTATCTTCACCTTTGGAACAGTGATGGCGTTTGTGGTCGGGACGGTGATTGTGTTTCAAATTCTCTCAACCGACGTGAACGAACACCTGAGCGAATACGCCACGTTTAAGGCAATGGGCTATCGCGATCGCTATTTGCTACTCATTGTGTTGGAACAATCGCTGATTCTGGCATCGCTGGGATTTATCCCTGGCTTAGCACTGGCATTGGGACAATATGCGCTGATTGCGAACCTCGGTGCGTTACCCATTTCAATGACTGTCAATCGGTTGGTGCTTGTGTTTTCACTCACGGTGGTCATGTGTATGGCATCAGGTATGATTGCCACTCGCAAATTGCAATCGGCTGACCCTGCCGATAATTTCTAG
- a CDS encoding HlyD family efflux transporter periplasmic adaptor subunit, whose product MVQGQKFGAMQNSSPAGAIGRRLPTKPLLIIGTLILLGGGGAYALWRSTASQPVQPEVAPRVQTVTALGYLEPRGEVIKLSAPSPGGSTSRVEQLLVKQGEVVKAGQIIAVLDSRDRLQAALVEAQKQVNVAQSNLAVVKAGAKRGEVNAQQAEIARLAAQRQGDVQAQAATVARLEAELQNAQAEAQRYELLYQQGAVSASLRDSKALTLATAQRSLEEAQVVLQRIQSTRSPELAAALATLDRIAEVRPVDVAAAQAQVEGAIAAVQQAQAQLELATVRAPQDGVVLEIHTRPGELISSDGIIELGQTQQMTARLEVYETEIGKVKLGQRVKLYADSFPDALEGKVLKIGVQVKRQNVVNSDTSANIDARVVEVRVQLDSASTQKVTGLTNLQVTGEIQQ is encoded by the coding sequence ATGGTTCAGGGTCAGAAGTTCGGGGCAATGCAAAACAGTTCTCCCGCTGGGGCGATCGGCAGACGGCTTCCCACAAAACCGCTTCTCATAATCGGGACGTTGATTCTTCTGGGCGGCGGCGGAGCATACGCTCTGTGGCGATCGACTGCCTCACAGCCTGTGCAACCAGAGGTCGCTCCTCGCGTTCAAACCGTGACGGCGTTAGGCTATCTGGAACCGCGTGGCGAAGTGATCAAACTATCAGCACCCAGTCCTGGCGGCAGTACAAGTCGGGTTGAGCAGCTTCTGGTCAAACAGGGTGAAGTCGTCAAAGCGGGACAGATCATTGCTGTTTTAGACAGCCGCGATCGTCTGCAAGCTGCCCTTGTTGAGGCACAAAAGCAGGTCAATGTTGCCCAATCGAATCTGGCAGTCGTGAAAGCCGGCGCAAAACGCGGCGAAGTGAATGCTCAACAGGCAGAAATTGCGCGACTAGCGGCACAGCGGCAGGGGGACGTTCAGGCACAGGCGGCGACCGTTGCCCGATTGGAGGCGGAACTGCAAAATGCCCAGGCAGAAGCACAGCGGTATGAATTGCTCTACCAGCAAGGAGCCGTTTCAGCCTCGCTGCGGGATAGTAAAGCTTTGACTCTAGCAACTGCTCAACGCAGCCTAGAGGAGGCACAGGTTGTTTTACAGCGCATTCAATCAACCCGATCGCCTGAACTTGCTGCTGCCCTTGCCACACTGGATCGCATTGCTGAAGTACGTCCGGTCGATGTTGCTGCTGCCCAGGCACAGGTGGAAGGGGCGATCGCGGCAGTGCAGCAAGCACAGGCACAGCTTGAATTAGCCACGGTGCGTGCGCCTCAGGATGGCGTGGTGCTAGAAATTCATACTCGTCCAGGGGAGTTGATTTCAAGCGACGGCATTATCGAACTGGGACAAACCCAGCAAATGACCGCGCGACTCGAAGTTTATGAAACCGAGATTGGCAAGGTGAAGCTGGGGCAACGGGTGAAGCTATATGCAGACAGTTTTCCTGATGCTCTTGAGGGCAAAGTCTTGAAAATTGGGGTACAGGTAAAGCGTCAGAACGTAGTGAATTCTGATACCTCCGCGAATATCGATGCTCGTGTCGTTGAAGTGCGCGTCCAGCTTGATTCTGCCTCAACCCAGAAAGTTACCGGACTCACCAATCTCCAGGTTACAGGAGAAATTCAACAATGA
- a CDS encoding TetR/AcrR family transcriptional regulator translates to MTSSKPTPSRTLSSEKTAAILEGAMQVFLEQGYMGTTMDRVAAAAGVSKPTVYNHFRDKETLFNALVEQWVHKTQWLTLPQEMLQSSSQSPEKVLRQLANNMLDSCINSPEKVTFIRMILGESGRFPELGRAFVEHMDKPMLDVLTHYLSTYSESNLPDPQAVAYSFAGTLIFFLMTHIMLHGEDILRMDRERLVNHLIAMSCGNNFRLEQ, encoded by the coding sequence ATGACTTCTTCTAAACCCACTCCGTCTCGCACCCTGTCTTCTGAGAAAACTGCCGCTATTCTTGAGGGCGCAATGCAGGTTTTTCTGGAACAAGGCTATATGGGCACGACGATGGATCGGGTCGCCGCCGCCGCAGGGGTATCAAAGCCGACCGTCTATAACCACTTTCGCGACAAGGAAACGCTGTTTAACGCCCTAGTAGAGCAGTGGGTTCATAAAACGCAGTGGTTAACGCTGCCCCAGGAAATGCTGCAATCGTCCTCGCAATCACCGGAAAAGGTACTACGCCAGCTTGCGAACAATATGCTTGATTCCTGCATCAACAGCCCTGAAAAAGTGACCTTTATCCGCATGATCTTGGGCGAGTCTGGACGGTTTCCAGAACTAGGACGGGCATTTGTGGAACACATGGATAAACCGATGCTCGATGTTTTGACTCACTATCTATCGACTTATTCAGAATCTAATCTCCCTGATCCACAGGCTGTTGCTTACTCGTTTGCCGGAACGCTAATCTTTTTCTTGATGACTCATATCATGCTGCACGGCGAAGATATCCTCCGAATGGATCGTGAGCGACTGGTTAATCATCTGATTGCGATGTCCTGTGGAAACAATTTTCGGCTGGAGCAGTAA